A window of the Oryza brachyantha chromosome 5, ObraRS2, whole genome shotgun sequence genome harbors these coding sequences:
- the LOC102716317 gene encoding uncharacterized protein LOC102716317, which yields MDGAKKSRNPSKQPADYRSDRKSASGMSGGPKKGGRGGKFTWEGADGYADEDLDLLSPNNSTHHRKTTAAADTTTTSTKKSQVVGGGGDE from the coding sequence ATGGACGGCGCGAAGAAGAGCCGCAACCCGTCCAAGCAGCCGGCGGACTACCGCAGCGACCGCAAGTCGGCCTCCGGGATGAGCGGCGGGCCCAAGaagggcggccgcggcggcaagTTCACCTGGGAGGGCGCCGACGGCTACGCCGACGAGGACCTCGACCTCCTCTCCCCCAACAACTCCACCCACCACCGCaagaccaccgccgccgctgacaccaccaccaccagcaccaaGAAGTCCCAggtcgtcggtggcggcggcgacgagtaG